A region of Ficedula albicollis isolate OC2 chromosome 10, FicAlb1.5, whole genome shotgun sequence DNA encodes the following proteins:
- the SCAMP5 gene encoding secretory carrier-associated membrane protein 5: protein MAEKVNNFPPLPKFIPLKPCFYQDFDAEIPPQHRTMAKRLYYLWMLNSITLAVNLVGCLAWLIGGGGAVNFGLAILWLILFTPCSYVCWFRPIYKAFKTDSSFSFMAFFFTFMAQLVISIIQAVGIPGWGVCGWIAAISFFGTNVGSAVVMLIPTVLFTAMAVFSFIALTMVHKFYRGSGGSFSKAQEEWTTGAWKNPHVQQAAQNAAMGAAQGAMMQHETQYSATPNYTYSNEM from the exons ATGGCAG AAAAGGTGAACAACTTTCCTCCCCTGCCCAAATTCATCCCCCTGAAGCCATGTTTCTACCAGGACTTCGATGCGGAGATCCCGCCGCAGCACCGGACCATGGCCAAGCGGCTCTACTACCTCTGGATGC tgaACAGCATCACCTTGGCGGTGAATCTCGTGGGCTGCCTCGCGTGGCTCATTGGAGGCGGCGGAGCTGTAAATTTTGGACTGGCAATTCTCTGGCTCATTCTCTTTACGCCCTGCTCCTATGTCTGCTGGTTTAGACCTATTTACAAAGCTTTCAA GACAGACAGTTCCTTCAGCTTCATGgccttcttcttcaccttcatGGCCCAGCTGGTGATCAGCATTATCCAGGCAGTGGGGATTCCTGGATGGGGAGTCTG TGGCTGGATTGCAGCAATTTCCTTCTTCGGGACCAACGTGGGCTCGGCTGTGGTGATGCTGATCCCCACCGTGCTCTTCACAGCCATGGCAGTGTTCTCCTTCATCGCCCTCACCATG GTGCACAAGTTCTACCGGGGCAGCGGCGGGAGCTTCAGCAAAGCGCAGGAGGAGTGGACCACGGGGGCCTGGAAGAACCCCCACGTGCAGCAGGCGGCGCAGAACGCGGCCATGGGGGCGGCGCAGGGCGCCATGATGCAGCACGAGACGCAGTACTCGGCCACCCCCAACTACACCTACTCCAACGAGATGTGA
- the RPP25 gene encoding ribonuclease P protein subunit p25 produces MAAEGGRAKPPALSRMENFRKVRTSEEEMPLPFPDLPPDVVEMKVKEGSKIRNLMNFAMAQMELKGRRQIVFSGCGRAVTKTITCVEIMKRKLGGLHQVTKVRYKTVLEVWESQEPPPDGPAQNLTVHKNVPSICILLSRDPLDPNQAGYQPPEHRREAGEDTAGSSPKGLKRPLPPPCEELLPKKLQVQVADSPRGSGSTAGQLDH; encoded by the coding sequence ATGGCCGCCGAAGGAGGGAGAGCCaagccccctgccctgtccagGATGGAGAACTTCCGAAAGGTGAGGACCTCGGAGGAGGAGATGCCATTGCCCTTCCCAGACCTGCCCCCGGACGTGGTGGAGATGAAAGTGAAGGAGGGCAGCAAGATCAGGAACCTGATGAACTTTGCCATGGCCCAGATGGAGCTGAAGGGCAGGCGGCAGATTGTGTTCAGCGGCTGCGGCAGGGCGGTCACCAAAACCATCACCTGCGTGGAGATCATGAAGCGCAAGCTGGGAGGGCTCCACCAGGTCACCAAGGTACGCTACAAAACCGTGCTGGAGGTCTGGGAGAGCCAGGAGCCGCCGCCTGACGGCCCCGCACAGAACCTGACCGTCCACAAGAACGTCCCCTCCATCTGCATCCTGCTCTCCCGGGACCCCCTGGATCCCAACCAGGCGGGATACCAGCCCCCGGAGCACCGGCGGGAGGCGGGAGAAGACACAGCGGGATCCTCCCCCAAGGGGCTGAAGCGGCCGCTGCCGCCTCCCTgcgaggagctgctgcccaagAAGCTGCAGGTACAGGTGGCTGACAGCCCCAGGGGCTCGGGGAGCACCGCTGGCCAGCTGGACCACTGA
- the LOC101806695 gene encoding cytochrome c oxidase subunit 5A, mitochondrial produces the protein MWKRSTAAIGKHTLEIQSFHSPAVLPARCYSHGSQESDEEFDARWVTYFNKPDIDAWELRKGINTLVGYDLVPEPKIIDAALRACRRLNDFASAVRILEVVKDKAGPHKEIYPYVIQELRPTLSELGISTPEELGLDKA, from the exons ATGTGGAAAAGAAGCACAGCAGCAATTGGAAAACACACCCTGGAAATCCAGAGTTTTCATTCTCCTG ctgtgcttcctgcccGCTGCTACTCTCACGGGTCACAAGAATCAGATGAAGAGTTCGATGCTCGCTGGGTGACGTATTTCAACAAGCCAGATATCGATGCCTGGGAGCTCAGGAAAG GCATAAACACACTGGTGGGTTACGACCTGGTCCCGGAGCCCAAAATCATCGACGCGGCTCTGCGGGCCTGCAGACGGTTAAATGACTTTGCCAGCGCTGTCCGCATCCTAGAAGTTGTAAAG gacaagGCAGGACCCCACAAGGAAATCTATCCTTACGTTATCCAGGAGCTTAGACCAACTTTGAGTGAACTTGGGATCTCCACTCCAGAGGAACTGGGCCTGGACAAAGCATAA